The nucleotide sequence GGCGATGAACGGTGCGCGCCGGGTGCCGACTTGGCACTCCCGCCGCCGCGTTACGGTGCTCACATGAGCGAGCGAATCAAGGGGCCGCAGGCGTGTCGCGACCGCCGCGCCGAGCCGGGCGAGGTGCCCGCGTGAGCGATCTCGACACCCACCCGACGGTCAGGGAATGCGGCGGACGCGACGACGTGTCCGCCGCCCCCGTGCGTGAGCTGATCCCCGGGCGCGAGGCGCACATCGGCGGCAGCAGCGCCGTACGCCGCGTCCTGCCCACGCTCGGCCGCCGCATGGTCGGCCCGTGGTGCTTCCTGGACCACTACGGGCCCGACGACATCTCCGCCCGCGACGGCATGCAGGTCGCCCCGCACCCGCACATCGGCCTCCAGACGGTCAGTTGGCTGCGGGAGGGCGAGATCCTGCACCGCGACAGCGTCGGCAGCCTGGCCACGGTGCTTCCCGGCAGCCTGGGGCTCATGACGTCCGGGCGCGGCATCGCGCACTCCGAGGAATCCCCCGTGCCGCACCCGGCGATGCTGCACGGCGTGCAGTTGTGGGTGGCGCTCCCCGACGCCGACCGCGACACCGACCCGTGTTTCGACCTCCACACCGAGCTGCCGACCTTCGAGGCCCGGGGCCTGCGCGGCACGGTGATCATGGGCGAGGTGGACGGCTCCGCCTCACCCGGGCGCGCGTACTCCCCGATCGCCGGTGCCGAGCTCGCCCTCGACGCGGACGCCGACGTTCGGCTGCCGCTGGAGCGCGACTTCGAGTACGCGGTGGTCGCCACCGGGCCCGGCGCGGTGGTCGACGACGTGCCCCTTCCGGTCGGCTCGCTGCTCTACCTCGGCTGCGGGCGCGACGACCTGCGCGTCCGCACCGATTCCGCGTCCGACCTGATCCTCGTCGGCGGGGAGCCGTTCGCGGAGAAGATCGTCATGTGGTGGAACTTCGTCGGGCGCTCCCACGACGAGATCGTCCGGGCGCGGGCCCAGTGGCAGGCCGAGGAGCGCTTCGGCGAGGTGCACGGCTACCACGCACCGCGCCTGGCCGCGCCGGAGATGCCCGCGACACCGCTGAAACCGCGCGGGCGAGCCCGTTGACCGGTCACCCGGAGGGTCGGCGACGGGCAAACCGGTGCGTCGCGGACGACGCGGTTGCGCCACCATGGGCGGCATGACCGCGACCGACTCCGACGGCCCCGTCGACCCCCGCCCACCCCTCGCCGACTTCCTCGACGACACCGCCTTCGACCGGGCCGGCTACCGCCGCCTGGAGGAAGGACGCTGGCAGCACGACCGCGGCGCGCACCTCTCCGTGGACCGGGTCGCCGAGATCCCCGACCTGCCGGCCGGGCTCGACGACCTCGCCGGGCTGCGCGACACACTCACCCGCTTCACGGCGGACACCACCACGGGCGCGCTCATCGAGGCCGATGTCGTCGCGGTCGACGGGCTGCCCGCCGTGCGCCAACTCGTCAAACTGCCGCTGCCGGGCCGCCCCAGCGGCCTGTTCTTCGTGGGCGCCTACACGATCCCGCGCGCGACGGGCAGCCTGATCGTCAGGGTCCGGGCGGCCGAACGCGGCACCACCGGCTTCCGCGAGGCGCTGATCATGGCGAAGAGCGGGCCGGACGCCTTCTTCCGGCCGCATCCGTACGCGCCCGACCTGCGGGGAAACCTGCCGTTCCACGTCGGTGACGGCGCCGAGTGGGACGCGGAGTTCCCCGACCATCCCCTGACCCTCGTACGCGCCGAGCTGGCCCGCCTGGGGCCCGCCATCCGCCTCGGCCGCGCCTTCCGGGACCAGCCGCCGTTCACCCCCGGGACGGCCCGCTGATCGGCGCTTGTGTGCGGGCAGCAGCCGCCGCGAACCCCGGGCGCGTGCCGGGAGACGGCCCGTCACGCAATCTCGCCCGCCGCGACACGCTCGGGCCGACCCCCGTGCGGCCCCCGGGCGCGTACGCGGCGGTGACGGGCCCGCCCCGCCTCCGCGGAACCGCACCCGTCAGCTCGCCACAGGCTGCTGCCGCTGCCCACCGACACCCCATCCAACGATCTGGATGACCCCGGGTAACGCTCCTGCCCCGAAATTCCCCAGGGCCCCACCCGCCCCCCACACCCCGGACCGCTCCCGCGTCCCCGGCGTGCGTCCCGGCCCGCCACGAGGGCCCGCACGCCGCGTCCGGCCCCCGGCCCCGGACATATCGAAGGCCCCGCCAGAGCGAGTCATGGCGAGGCCCTCGAGATTCGGCCGCGAGGCGGCGCGGGTTCGATCAGATGTCGAAGTACATCTCGAACTCGTGCGGGTGCGGGCGCAGGCGGATCGGGTCCACCTCGTTGGTGCGCTTGTACTCGACCCAGGTCTCGATGAGGTCCTGCGTGAAGACGCCGCCTTCGAGCAGGTACTCGTGGTCGGCCTCCAGCGCGTCGAGCACCTCGGGCAGCGAGCCCGGGACCTGCGGGACCGCGGAGTGCTCCTCGGGCGCCAGCTCGTACAGGTCCTTGTCGACCGGCTCGACCGGCTCGATCTTGTTCTTGATGCCGTCCAGGCCGGCCATCAGCATCGCCGAGAACGCGAGGTACGGGTTCGAGGACGGGTCCGGCACCCGGAACTCGATGCGCTTCGCCTTCGGGTTGGCCCCGGTGATCGGGATGCGGATGCACGCCGAGCGGTTGCGCTGCGAGTACACCAGGTTGACCGGCGCCTCGAAGCCCGGCACCAGGCGGTGGTACGAGTTCACCGTCGGGTTCGTGAAGGCCAGCAGCGACGGCGCGTGCTTCAGCAGACCGCCGATGTAGTAGCGGGCCGTGTCCGACAGGCCCGCGTAGCCGACCTCGTCGTAGAACAGCGGCGAGCCGTCCTTCCACAGCGACTGGTGGCAGTGCATGCCCGAGCCGTTGTCACCGAAGATCGGCTTCGGCATGAAGGTCGCGGTCTTGCCGTTCCGCCACGCGACGTTCTTCACGATGTACTTGAAGAGCATCAGGTCGTCGGCGGCACCCAGCAGGGTGTTGAACTTGTAGTTGATCTCCGCCTGGCCGGCCGTGCCCACCTCGTGGTGCTGGCGCTCGACCTCGAGGCCGGCGGCGGCCAGTTCGAGGGAGATCTCGGCACGGAGGTCGGCGAAGTGGTCCACCGGCGGGGCCGGGAAGTAGCCGCCCTTGTAGCGGACCTTGTAGCCGCGGTTGTTCTCCAGCGCGCCGGTGTTCCAGGCGCCGGCCTCGGAGTCGATGTGGTAGAACGACTCGTTGGCGCTGGTCGCGAAGCGCACGTTGTCGAACACGTAGAACTCGGCCTCGGGCCCGAAGAACGCGGTGTCGGCGATGCCGGTGCCCGCGAGGTAGCGCTCCGCCTTCTTGGCG is from Yinghuangia sp. ASG 101 and encodes:
- a CDS encoding pirin family protein produces the protein MSDLDTHPTVRECGGRDDVSAAPVRELIPGREAHIGGSSAVRRVLPTLGRRMVGPWCFLDHYGPDDISARDGMQVAPHPHIGLQTVSWLREGEILHRDSVGSLATVLPGSLGLMTSGRGIAHSEESPVPHPAMLHGVQLWVALPDADRDTDPCFDLHTELPTFEARGLRGTVIMGEVDGSASPGRAYSPIAGAELALDADADVRLPLERDFEYAVVATGPGAVVDDVPLPVGSLLYLGCGRDDLRVRTDSASDLILVGGEPFAEKIVMWWNFVGRSHDEIVRARAQWQAEERFGEVHGYHAPRLAAPEMPATPLKPRGRAR
- the glnA gene encoding type I glutamate--ammonia ligase is translated as MFNNADEVSRYITDNDVKFVDVRFCDLPGVMQHFTIPAEIFEPTETLAFDGSSIRGFQAIHESDMALRPDLSTARVDPFRKDKTLNVNFFIHDPLTDEEYSRDPRNIAKKAERYLAGTGIADTAFFGPEAEFYVFDNVRFATSANESFYHIDSEAGAWNTGALENNRGYKVRYKGGYFPAPPVDHFADLRAEISLELAAAGLEVERQHHEVGTAGQAEINYKFNTLLGAADDLMLFKYIVKNVAWRNGKTATFMPKPIFGDNGSGMHCHQSLWKDGSPLFYDEVGYAGLSDTARYYIGGLLKHAPSLLAFTNPTVNSYHRLVPGFEAPVNLVYSQRNRSACIRIPITGANPKAKRIEFRVPDPSSNPYLAFSAMLMAGLDGIKNKIEPVEPVDKDLYELAPEEHSAVPQVPGSLPEVLDALEADHEYLLEGGVFTQDLIETWVEYKRTNEVDPIRLRPHPHEFEMYFDI